The sequence below is a genomic window from Daphnia pulicaria isolate SC F1-1A chromosome 6, SC_F0-13Bv2, whole genome shotgun sequence.
aactaaattaataCGTGTAATACATTTATATACGCCTTTACCCTATTTtccttcaaatgttttttaaagtttttattaGACAAATTAGACAATTCCAGATTTCTTAACGACTCATCCAGTCGTTTAGTACAAGtaagctttttaaaaaaataaccctttcattatttcaatgaaaacccaaaaattgcaATGAGACTGATGGACAAAGAAAAGTTGCTTAGTCTGAACGAAAATaataacgaaacaaaaatgaagtgATTGCGTTAAAAATAATCGCTGCGAGTTTCtcgttttaaaatttacttaaAGGACAAGCCTTCCGAAGCTAAAATTTCAGCAACCTCGGGAATACGAACAATGTACGTAATCTCGACGCGACTAACTACACTCACAGTTACCTTACTGTTTTTTGGCAGGATGTCACTAAAACGAGTAACCAGGTCCTGCTTTACTTCTTCCATTGCATCTGTTCCTTCAAGGATGGCATGTTGTGCAAGATAAGGCAAAAAGTCGATAAATCTCCTCGGAATACGTCGAATGTCGTCAATGTCGATGATGTGGGTCTCTCCATAGTCAACTTGCAAGCACATGTATCGACTACCAGCTGGATCAGCAATCACGTCTAAACATACTGATCGGTACCATTTGCCATCAGGGTAAAGTGCAAGGCAAATTTCGTTCAACTTAGGTCCATGTCCACGAGCGATAGCTTTTGCATAATCTTCCATTTCCTCCTGAacgcggaaaaaaaagaaaaaattcttatttttatgatcTGCAAATAATGGATGCACATACTATACCTCtaattttgcaagtttcttCGATATCTGTTCATCTGCAGCATGCATCATAATCAGCTGAGGGCCGTCTACACACGTGACTATAGCTTCAAAAGATCCTTCTTCTGGCAGATCCATAAAAATACCATCGTCGTAGCTCAGATCACTCAAGGTATTGTCAACAGGGGCAACTTCTCCAGGTATATAAACATCACCAGGAGAGGCGATTTCAAGTTCAGGCATCTGGTTTGATGGGTGGCTCGTGGTATTGGTCAGTTGTTCCAGACAGTCAATTATCTGTTCATTAAGAACTTCTCCATCTTGCATTAAGGTGCATTCTGTCCATTCAGACGTCGACGGCATTACAAACATCTTATAAAGTTTGTTAATGCAGTTTGTCAGCAACTCTTGAACGGTTGTGGGAAGAGAACCAGCAGGCCGTTCCACGCGGGCAAGAGAAACTCTTTCGGAGCAGGAAGGATAATCATAAAAACAATCAGGAAGCACTCGGATTCCACTAAGGGATACTGTAGATGATTTTCCAACGTCGACAAATATTATACTAATGGCTTCTCCATTAATATCGGTAATTCGAGCTCTGTATAAATCGCCGTCATCTGAGAAGATAGCAGCCACACAGCTTCCTATAGCTGGAACAGTTGGTAACTTCACACTGTAGGGAAAATATCCTTTGAGCTCTTTTTGAATCTTGGTAGTCAatgcttttgtttcttctgtgTCCGCCCGAACGTAAATACAATCAAGGTCTTCAGCAGCAAGCGGAATCACGTTGCATGAGAATCCAACTTCCCAATTCGGCGAAGAGATGTAAGGTATAGGTACAAGAGACAATTTTGGAGCAAGAGACACTTTTGGAGCAGGAGACGCTTCTGGCGCAGGAGACACTTCGACTTCTGGTTCAGCCAAGAGTGAGGTCCACGGTTCTATCTTGACGATACAAGTTGGAACATTTTCTCCATCGAATTTGGCCAGAGCTGAGCCATCGGCCATTTTGCTAGTGATCTCTAGTGAATGGCTGCTATCTGGAAACATACTTTCTTCCGCATATTGCTTCGTTGGCGAAGCAAGATTTCCAACAAGACTCAATCTGATAGCCAACATTTCATGTTGAAAACTCGCCGGAATAGGCTTCACTGAGACAACATTTTCGTCTTCATTTCCGAAGTCGACAAAGAGAACATTGTAGGAAGACTTCAGCACTTTGGTTACGCAGCCACGGTACCACTGGCTATCAGCAGAATAGACAGCGGCCACAAATGACCCAACGGTTGGCCTGAAATCGGGAATAGTTTCAATGGTGTCTGCAAACGAACTAAAATCAAAGATGGGCAAATCTTCCTCGCCGCGAACAAGCATTCCACTGAAATGGTCGCCTCCGTTTTGTGGCTTGGTGACTTGGAACATAACTTTTGAGCCAGCTTCAATAACTTCGATGACAGAATGGGCCTTTGGTGTCAATGGAGTGGAAGAAACTGATGGCACAGTTTGGTGGATAGGTAAGCTATTCGGACGAACGGGAACTGAAGGTATTGTTGGAGCACGTGGTTGTATAACACAGGCATCATGTCGCAAAGCAGCTCGTGTTGGGGAATGTCCCGGAAATGATGTCTGCGAAGGTACCGTTAAAGTAGTTGAAGCCAATTCTTTTGGAGCAGCAGCTTGAACCGAGGCTTGTGGACTTCTTACTAAAGAAGATGTTGTGGTGGAAGTACCACGGAACTGTGAGTGAAGGATTTGCGGCTTTTGTACCAACTGCTGGAGATGTGGAAGTGAAGGAATTCCATCAGCAGACGGAATACGATCCAACTCATCTGAAGCCTTTAAAATTGCTCTTTTGACGAGATTTTCATGTAATAGGTGAGAAACTAAATCAACTCCATCTGGGTTCTTCAGCCTAACACTCATAGCATCTGCATCCAACTGAACACACTCCATCAAGAAGGCTTGGTTTAATACGATGTCCTTGAATTTTCTATTGGTGTCCGTGTCCCAGCTGCTCCCGTTTACAGGAACAACGTCAGCCAATTTGACTTTGATGGCATAAAATGGATACTCACTGAGAGAGTGTTCCATCATTCGACACAATTCAGAACTGTTTGGCATTTGAACCGTATTACCAAAATCGACGTAGCGGATTCCAATGCCATCCGATAAGACTTTCAGAATCTGGGCCCGGTTCCAAGAACCATCATCAGGGTAAAGTGCGACGCAAGGCATTCCTTCCACAGGGTTAATCAGGGGATTAGAAATAGCAGCTGATTTGTTGATGCTTTCCATCAATTTGGTGAGTATCTCTCGGAATGCATCATACTGAATGAAGAATTCGGATGGTGATTTGACAAAGCAGACCGAAACTTGCTGGGGCTTGTCAGATGGCAGTGTCAGTTTTCTAGAAGAAAACTCTGCTGCATAGATTTTCGCCGTCCTGGAAGTCTGAGGTTGTGACGCTCTGTGAGGAGGCGATTCATTTGGAGTTCTTGGAATATTAGTTGCCATAGGAATATTGCGATGTTTGGGTATTGCTCCCAATAATGAATTATCATACTGACGCTCGCGTGACACTGGCTCACTGCCCACGGATGATGCGCCGCTTCTCATATTGCTGTGTGGATGGGCAAGTCTGCTGTTTCTGCTGGGATTATTCAAACAACCTTTTGATGGTTGAGCTTCGGGTGTTGTATGCGGGATGGCATGTGGACTACGTTCGGAATGGACAGGCACATCACTGATGCCCTGCACAATTCTCATGTCAGGAGAAATTGTTTTTGATCCAACATTGATATTACGATGTATCGTCACTGACAGATCAACAGGTCGATGAATTGAAACCCCAGATGAAGCCCCAGATGGGTCTATTGGATGTATACCCTTAACTGTGCACGACTGAGGTCTGGTCAATTCAGATGCAACGGTGTGCTGCTGTCGTCTATTTCCTTCCAAGGGAACGCTACGGTCTTGCTGAATAACAGCTGAAGCTCCAGCGCTTACCCGAGGAAAAGAATTGTTGGGGTATTCTCGAGCACTAGCGACCACTCTATTCCCAGAAGATGGATGCAGTTGGGTCGCTCTATTACCTTTGTCCGAATTCAGATTTGCCGGCTCCAGCGCCCTAATTTCGCCATAAACATAAAACACCCTATTAGTACGTGCAACAACAGC
It includes:
- the LOC124344087 gene encoding uncharacterized protein LOC124344087, which gives rise to MSRRTQRAPIRIVDGSNGEWDEFDPRLNDYTVDNFYTSGPRLHLPPNMPYAMRKTAVSYKLFVSGIHPHTTEEIIRHTFSNYGQPLSVFRTRNKCQQPIALVEFETQCEADYAIVELDGKPPLNWEVAYAMSRKSEEMPYQQFASLMLDSDFERQTPMFQTSGVGIQTFHSKQSPVHRNTESSMELVRMTNNSTTIPTEEFLPCFVCGTEAPLVCTICKTRYCSRACQGSDWPTHQSICRPPPALEPANLNSDKGNRATQLHPSSGNRVVASAREYPNNSFPRVSAGASAVIQQDRSVPLEGNRRQQHTVASELTRPQSCTVKGIHPIDPSGASSGVSIHRPVDLSVTIHRNINVGSKTISPDMRIVQGISDVPVHSERSPHAIPHTTPEAQPSKGCLNNPSRNSRLAHPHSNMRSGASSVGSEPVSRERQYDNSLLGAIPKHRNIPMATNIPRTPNESPPHRASQPQTSRTAKIYAAEFSSRKLTLPSDKPQQVSVCFVKSPSEFFIQYDAFREILTKLMESINKSAAISNPLINPVEGMPCVALYPDDGSWNRAQILKVLSDGIGIRYVDFGNTVQMPNSSELCRMMEHSLSEYPFYAIKVKLADVVPVNGSSWDTDTNRKFKDIVLNQAFLMECVQLDADAMSVRLKNPDGVDLVSHLLHENLVKRAILKASDELDRIPSADGIPSLPHLQQLVQKPQILHSQFRGTSTTTSSLVRSPQASVQAAAPKELASTTLTVPSQTSFPGHSPTRAALRHDACVIQPRAPTIPSVPVRPNSLPIHQTVPSVSSTPLTPKAHSVIEVIEAGSKVMFQVTKPQNGGDHFSGMLVRGEEDLPIFDFSSFADTIETIPDFRPTVGSFVAAVYSADSQWYRGCVTKVLKSSYNVLFVDFGNEDENVVSVKPIPASFQHEMLAIRLSLVGNLASPTKQYAEESMFPDSSHSLEITSKMADGSALAKFDGENVPTCIVKIEPWTSLLAEPEVEVSPAPEASPAPKVSLAPKLSLVPIPYISSPNWEVGFSCNVIPLAAEDLDCIYVRADTEETKALTTKIQKELKGYFPYSVKLPTVPAIGSCVAAIFSDDGDLYRARITDINGEAISIIFVDVGKSSTVSLSGIRVLPDCFYDYPSCSERVSLARVERPAGSLPTTVQELLTNCINKLYKMFVMPSTSEWTECTLMQDGEVLNEQIIDCLEQLTNTTSHPSNQMPELEIASPGDVYIPGEVAPVDNTLSDLSYDDGIFMDLPEEGSFEAIVTCVDGPQLIMMHAADEQISKKLAKLEEEMEDYAKAIARGHGPKLNEICLALYPDGKWYRSVCLDVIADPAGSRYMCLQVDYGETHIIDIDDIRRIPRRFIDFLPYLAQHAILEGTDAMEEVKQDLVTRFSDILPKNSKVTVSVVSRVEITYIVRIPEVAEILASEGLSFK